The DNA segment ATGATACAGAGCGCCCTTTTCGAGCGGGTCAGTGCGCGTTTGAAGGTTCAGGTCGGTCCTGATGTGTTTGCCAGCTGGTTTGGCCGGCTGAAGCTGCAATCCGTCTCCAAGAGTGTCGTCAGGCTGTCAGTGCCCACGACCTTCCTGAAGTCGTGGATCAACAACCGTTATCTCGACCTGATCACCAGCATCTTTCAGCAGGAAGACGCTGAGATCCTGAAGGTGGAGATCGTGGTGCGCAGCGCAACGCGCAGCACCCGGCCCGGCCTTCATGAAGATACCCCCCAGGCAAGCCAGAGCGATGCGGCTGCACCGGCGTCTTCACGCCGCTCAGCGCCCCAGACGCTCGGCCAGCATGCGGCCGTGACGGTCGGCAATCTGCAGAAGTCGCAGCCGGTCGCAGGGCCTTTGTTCGGTTCGCCGCTGGATTCACGCTATACATTCGAAAGCTTTGTCGAGGGCTCTTCCAACCGCGTCGCCCTTGCCGCAGCCAAGACGATTGCTGAAGCCGGTGCCGGCGCGGTGCGCTTCAACCCGCTGTTCATTCATTCGACGGTTGGTCTCGGCAAGACCCATCTTTTGCAGGCGATTGCCACCGCCGCAATCCAGAGTGCACGCGCACCGCGCGTCGTCTATTTGACGGCGGAATATTTCATGTGGCGTTTCGCAACCGCCATCCGTGACAATGACGCGCTGTCCTTGAAGGAAACCCTGCGCAATATCGATCTTCTGGTGATCGACGACATGCAGTTCCTGCAGGGGAAATCGATCCAGCACGAATTCTGCCATCTGCTCAACATGTTGCTCGATAGCGCCAAGCAGGTCGTCGTGGCTGCCGACCGCGCGCCCTGGGAACTGGAATCGCTCGATCCCCGTGTCCGCTCGCGGCTGCAGGGTGGCGTCGCCATCGAGATGGAAGGCCCCGATTACGAGATGCGTCTTGAAATCCTCAAGCGCCGCCTCGAAGTTGCGCGTCTCGACGATGCCTCGCTCGACATTCCCGCCAATATCCTCAGCCATGTCGCCCGCAACATCACGGCCAGCGGCCGCGAGCTTGAAGGCGCCTTCAACCAGCTGCTCTTCCGTCTGTCGTTTGAGCCGACATTGTCGATCGAACGCGTCGATGAGCTGCTCGGCCATCTGGTCAATGCCGGCGAGCCGCGCCGGGTGCGTATCGAAGACATCCAGCGCGTGGTTGCCAAGCACTACAACGTGTCACGCCAGGAACTGGTGTCGAACCGCCGCACCCGCGTCATCGTCAAGCCGCGCCAGATCGCCATGTATCTGGCAAAGACCCTGACCCCGCGCTCCTTCCCGGAAATCGGCCGCCGTTTTGGCGGGCGCGATCACACCACGGTCTTGCACGCGGTGCGCAAGATCGAGGACCTGATCACCGGCGACACCAAGCTGTCGCATGAAATCGAGCTGTTGAAGCGGCTGATCAACGAGTAGGCTCCACTGTCTTTCGATGATGTTGAAACATGCCCCTGTTCGAACGAACGGGGGCATGTCCACTTCAGGAGCGCCCGGCCTATTTCTTGCCGTTTGCAATCAGATGATAGAGCGCCCGGATGGCCTGCGCTTCGCCACCCAGCGGCGAATGCGGCCGCTCCGTCGGCGCCCAGCCGAAAATGTCGAAATGCGCCCAGCTCTTGGCGTTGGTGA comes from the Pararhizobium qamdonense genome and includes:
- the dnaA gene encoding chromosomal replication initiator protein DnaA translates to MIQSALFERVSARLKVQVGPDVFASWFGRLKLQSVSKSVVRLSVPTTFLKSWINNRYLDLITSIFQQEDAEILKVEIVVRSATRSTRPGLHEDTPQASQSDAAAPASSRRSAPQTLGQHAAVTVGNLQKSQPVAGPLFGSPLDSRYTFESFVEGSSNRVALAAAKTIAEAGAGAVRFNPLFIHSTVGLGKTHLLQAIATAAIQSARAPRVVYLTAEYFMWRFATAIRDNDALSLKETLRNIDLLVIDDMQFLQGKSIQHEFCHLLNMLLDSAKQVVVAADRAPWELESLDPRVRSRLQGGVAIEMEGPDYEMRLEILKRRLEVARLDDASLDIPANILSHVARNITASGRELEGAFNQLLFRLSFEPTLSIERVDELLGHLVNAGEPRRVRIEDIQRVVAKHYNVSRQELVSNRRTRVIVKPRQIAMYLAKTLTPRSFPEIGRRFGGRDHTTVLHAVRKIEDLITGDTKLSHEIELLKRLINE